CGAAATTTGAAGGTCTTGCGAGACTTTGCGGCCTCCATACGACTCTGAGCGTCGCTACGTGACTGCCAGTGGTCTCAATCGGTCGTCGTCAATCGATCGTCGTCAATCGGTCGTCAGCCGTGTTTTGTGTAGCGGTCTGCGACCTTCGAAGCGCCATAAGCGTCTGGCTTAATCTTCGCTTCGTATCCGCTTTGCGTGATCCAGGCCACAATTTCCCGAACGACCTGTTTGGTCGCACCCCGCTCGCCAATATCCAGGTGAAGCTCAATGGGCCATGATTTTTTTGATGTGCCGAACTGTTCAGAAAGTAGTCCGCCGATCTGCAGCGAATAGGCAGCCTCCGTCATCATGCGCTGCCTCAGCGCATACAGATGGTGATGTTGCTCGCGGTGCACGTAGTACCGTCCACCCTTACCCACGTGGTGCACAATGATGGCTGTAACAAAAGTCACGGAGCGACTCGCAGGCTTTGGCTGGGAATCGGTCCCAACCATAATGCGAAATTCGTGATCGGCGGATCCTTCAATCTCGGACAGAATATCCTCGACAACCTGGTCCATCGTCAAGAGCCCTTTTGAAGGGCTGTAAAAGGTCCAATCCATGGACAGGACTCCCTTCTCCGTATGTTGTTAGTATACGCAAAAATCGCTCAAGTCACAGCTCATCTTTCAGCTTTTGTGCGAAACGGGCTAAGGCGCGACACTACTGAGCGCTCTTGTGATGTCCGCGAACTCAGTCAAGTCAAGGGTCTCCCCTCTTCTCATCGGGTCAATACCGATGTCTTTGAGCAACGCCTCACAGTCAGATTTGGATATTTTGAAGCTGTGCGTGAGATTGTTCAGCAGCGTCTTTCTCCGCATCCCGAATGCGGCTCTGACCACGCGAAAGTACAGTGCAGGATTGCTGACTTGAACAGGCGGCTGGTCGTGAATTCGCAATCGAACCACCTGAGATTCGACGCTTGGGGGCGGTACAAATGCTCCCGGGGGCACACGTTGAATCAGCTCCACCTGCGCGTAATACTGGACAGCGACAGTCAGCGCCCCGTAGTCCTTCGTACCCGGGCGAGCCACCAGCCGCTGTGCAACCTCCCGTTGTACCATAATGACAACATAGTGTAATTTCACGCCCGATTCGAGCAAGTGAAACAAGATTGGAGTCGTCACGTAATAAGGGAGGTTTGCAACAACGGAAACGCGATGACAATCTTGAAACTCGCGCCACATTTCCTGCAAGTCTACTTCCAGCACATCGCCATAGTGGATGTCTACGTTGTCCACCCCACTGAGCGAAGATTCCAGGACCGGAGCCAAACTGCGGTCTTTTTCGACAGCCAGCACCTTCTGAGCCCGCAGCGCCAGTGCTTGTGTTACCACTCCAGCGCCCGGACCAATCTCAAACACGCCGTCACTTGAGTGGATGTCGGCGGCTTCGACGATTCGGTGAAGGACATGGGCATCGACAAGGAAGTTCTGCCCGAGTTGTTTCTTAAATTGAAATCCGTGTGCCTCGAGAAGTTCACGGAGCTTCGAGCTGCGCACTACGTCGGTCTGGTCACTCATTGCAGTCCCTCCTTTACTTCTGGCGTCGTGAATCCTCCTGCCGCAAGAGCGTGTTCCCATTCGCTGCGCTCGACTCCAAGGGCGTTCAACTTGTGTAAAAACGCCTTTGCGTTCCCGTAACCAATGCCAAGAATATCTCCAACCAATGCGCGGCGCTTTGCTGCCTCCTTGTCTCCCGCGAGTCCAGCGTGAATAAGGTCTGCCGTTGTGAACCCTGCAGCAATGGCCGGATGCGGTGCTGCATGGGCCCGAGCGTCCGTACCTCCAGCAGCCACGCCTCTATTGGAAATCGGGGCCGCAGAAGTCTGAGTCTGAACATCGAGAGTAGAAGCAGGTGAAGTGAAAGCACCGGCTTCAGTCTCTGTGGACGTGGACCTCTTCACTTGCTGCAACGCTTTGCGGATAGCCTCGTCAGATGCATGTTCCACACCAATCGCGCCGTCCCCGAAGGCCTCGTCTTTTGCCAGAAATGCATGCTTCGACCCGGGAAACGCATCGTCGAGGCGACGACGGATGCGTTCGCCGGGACCATCGGGATCGGTCAAAATGAGCAGTCCACGCCGATTCGCCGCACGCTTCAACTCAGCCATCAACCTGTGCGCGATGCGGTCACCGCCAAGGACCCAGATGTCTGCGTCGACAACACGCAAAACGGCCTGCTTATCGTGTATTCCCTCGACCACAATAACTTCCTCAATTTTGAGCCGTTCCATTACTTCGCTCCGATCTTCGGAAACAACCGCAGCGCATTCGCCATACTTAGAGCGGCTATCTCCAAATATTCCTTCTCGCGCAATTCGGCCAGTTTTTCAGCTACAAGCCGTACCCGTCCGGGTTCGTTTCTCTTACCCCGCAATGGATGAGGAGAGAGATACGGAGAATCTGTCTCGACAACCAGCCATTCATCAGGGACCTGCGCTGCTGTTTTCTGTACGCCCACTGCGTTTTTAAACGTCACAGGACCGCCAAAGGAGATATAGAAGCCCTTGCGAATGCATTCGAGCGCTGTCTCGATGCTCCCTGTAAAACAGTGCATGACCCCGTGTACACCTTGTGGGGCCCCCTTGACCATCCGCACTGTGTCCTCTGTAGCGTCGCGGTTATGAATCAGAATTGGCAAGCCACAGTCCGCTGCGAGCGCAATCTGCGCTGCAAAGATTTCCTGTTGAAACGATCTCGGTGCTACATCCCAGTAGTAATCGAGACCGATTTCACCGATGGCGACTACCTTCGGGTGACGCGTCAGTGCTCGAATTTGGTCAAGTTCCGTCTCTGGCAAGTCTTTGAGAGACTCTGGGTGAATGCCAACTGCTGCATACACGCCCTCGTACTTTTCAGCGAGCAAAATAGCACGCTCGGAAGATGTTACATCCACACCAGGCACGACAATGTTTGTGACCCCTTCAGCATGTGCGCGCTCAAGAACACTCTCGACATCATCCTTGAACTGTTCATCATTCAGGTGACAGTGCGTATCGAACAACACCAGCTCTCACCTCCCCAAGTTTTTCACCATCTGTTCATGAAAGTGCCAGCCAGCACCGCAGCTTGTCATACGGCACTAGCTGGCACGAAAGACACAAACCGCTCTTACTTCACAATCGCGCCGTTTGGCATCCCATCAGGAACCGTTGCAAGTTTGAGGACCCCATCCTCTGAGGCGGCCAGAATCATTCCGTTTGACTGGACACCGCGCAGTTTCACCGGCTTCAGATTCGTCACAACGATGACTTTCTGGCCCACAAGTTCCTCTGGCTGAAAGTATTTCGCAATTCCGGACACAACTTGTCTGGTTTCGGTCCCGAGGTTTACCTCGAGGCGGAGCAACTTGTCGGCTTTTGGAACAGGCTCTGCAACTTCAATCTGCCCGACCCGGAGCTCGATTTGTTCAAACACGTCGATACCGATGAGCTCTTTACCGCCGTCACCTGCGTCACTTGCACCATCAGCGTGCGGCGCCGCTGTGTTTGATTGCGCTGCACCTGTTCCTTTCAAACCGGAATCGGGCCCGCTTGCTGAAGCCGAGTTCGCCAAGGCCGCAGATTCGGCAGCCTGTCCCGTGGCTTCAGCCTGCATCGCTGCCGCCCTGGCGAGGGCGCCCGAAGCCAGGGCATCAAGTTGCTCGAGCTCAGACTCAACTTCAAGCCGGGGGAACAGAGGGGACGCGCTGTACACCGTACCGCCTGGCTGCAGGGACCCAAACTTCGCGATGCTGTCCCACGTCGCGTCAGCAGCCGCAATGCTGTATTGTTCCCGAATGCTGACAGCAGCCCTCGGTAAAAACGGAGAGATGAGAACGGCCACACCGCGGATGGTTTCTGCAAGATTGTACATCACAGTGCCAAGGCGGGGCGTGTCACCTTGTTTCGCAAGACTCCACGGTGCTGCTTCATCAATGTATTTATTGGCGCGCCGTACAACTTTCCAAATTTCTGCCAAGGCGAGAGAAAACTGCATGCTCTCCATGTGTTCTGCTACAGCCTGCACCGTTGCCTCGAAGAGCGTCGCAAGCTCAATATCAAGCTCGGTCCTGTCACCCGGCTCTGGAACTTGGCCGTCCACAAACTTGCTCATCATCGCCGCTGTGCGGTGGATGAGGTTGCCGAGGTCATTCGCCAAGTCATAATTGAGCCGTTGCACAAGCGACTCCGGGGTAAAGACGCCGTCTTGCCCAAATGGAATCTCACGCAGCAAGAAATAACGAATGGCGTCGCTGCCGTATCGTTCGATAAGCAATTTGGGGTCGATGACATTGCCTTTCGACTTACTCATCTTCCCGTCTTTCATCATCAGGAAGCCATGCCCGTATACCTTTTTCGGTAGTGGCAGGCCAAGCGCCATGAGAATAATGGGCCAGTAAATGACGTGGAACCGCACAATTTCCTTACCGACGAAATGTACATCCGCAGGCCAGTACTTTTCAAACTTGGCCCGAAGGTCGGGATTGTCCGAACCGTACCCAATGGCCGTAATATAATTCGTCAGTGCATCCAACCAGACGTACACGACGTGTTTTGGGTCGCGTGTCACGTGAATGCCCCAATCAAACGACGTACGGGATACGCACAGGTCTTTCAGTCCTGGTTTAATGAAGTTGTTGATCATTTCGTTCTTACGGGACTCTGGCTGGATGAAATCCGGGTGTTCGTCGTAGTACTGAAGCAACCGGTCAACATATTTGCTCATCCGGAAGAAGTAGCTTTCTTCACGAACGAACTGCACTTCACGACCGCAATCCGGACACTTTCCATCCTGAAGTTCCCGTTCAGACCAAAACGACTCACACGGTGTACAGTACCAGCCTTCGTAATCAGACAGGTAGATGTCTCCCTGGTCGATGAGGCGTTCAAACATTTCTGCGACAACTCGGGTATGACGTTCTTCCGTTGTACGGATAAAGTCGTCATAGGAAATATCCAATCGCTGCCACAGGTCTCTTATCCAGGAGATGATTTCGTCGAGAAACTCGTGGACGTCCTTGCCAGCCTGTTGCGCTCGTTGTTGAATCTTCAGACCATGTTCGTCCGTTCCCGTTAAATACATCACATCGTAGCCGCGAAGGCGTTTGTACCTTGCCATGGCATCCGCAGCGACGGTGGTGTACGAATGTCCAATGTGCAAAAAGTCGTTCGGATAGTAAATCGGCGTAGTGATATAAAACGATTGCTGACTCACAGCGGTTCCCTCCTCGTGTCTGCCAAACATATGCTGACCAAACATAAAGGCCCGCCCCAATATTGGGGCGAGCCACGGTCGCGATACCACCCAATTTAGCGTCATGAACCTGAATACGACGCAACTCTGGTGTCCGATAACGGGAACTCCCGCGCGCACCTAACCAACAGCGTGTCCACCGAAGGCTCAGCACACGTGTCTCTGGAACCATACTCCTCGGTCACCCTTCATCGGCTTGCACCATACCCGATTCGCTGGAGAAGGAGTCTCCGAGTACCTTTCCTTCACAGACATCTATATACATCTGGCATTTCGCTCAACATGTTTTCACGGTGAACGTCCATACAATGCCTTTGTAGCAAACTTTGTTAAGAATATAGCAACACCGTGTGCCCGTGTCAACATAACGCACGCCTGTCTGAAACACCCGAACACCGTCATGCTTTCTCAAAGCCAAATCAGTTCGCGCAAAGTTTCATGATTTGTTGCATTGTTGTTGCACTGTTGCGCAAACCTTGCAGCCCCCATACAATTACGGTGCTCACGCCAATCTAGTTGCCCTTGAAGTCAATGTCAAAAGTGCTTGAATGATGAAATCCACTCAGTAATCTATTTGCTTTTTCGAGTCAATCAGGTATATTAAAGGAAATTCAAGTTTTTGCTTGTCTTGATAGTCGCTCCCTGTTCAACCAACCGGGGAGA
The Alicyclobacillus curvatus genome window above contains:
- a CDS encoding ribonuclease H-like YkuK family protein, which gives rise to MDWTFYSPSKGLLTMDQVVEDILSEIEGSADHEFRIMVGTDSQPKPASRSVTFVTAIIVHHVGKGGRYYVHREQHHHLYALRQRMMTEAAYSLQIGGLLSEQFGTSKKSWPIELHLDIGERGATKQVVREIVAWITQSGYEAKIKPDAYGASKVADRYTKHG
- the rsmA gene encoding 16S rRNA (adenine(1518)-N(6)/adenine(1519)-N(6))-dimethyltransferase RsmA, which translates into the protein MSDQTDVVRSSKLRELLEAHGFQFKKQLGQNFLVDAHVLHRIVEAADIHSSDGVFEIGPGAGVVTQALALRAQKVLAVEKDRSLAPVLESSLSGVDNVDIHYGDVLEVDLQEMWREFQDCHRVSVVANLPYYVTTPILFHLLESGVKLHYVVIMVQREVAQRLVARPGTKDYGALTVAVQYYAQVELIQRVPPGAFVPPPSVESQVVRLRIHDQPPVQVSNPALYFRVVRAAFGMRRKTLLNNLTHSFKISKSDCEALLKDIGIDPMRRGETLDLTEFADITRALSSVAP
- a CDS encoding DUF4093 domain-containing protein, which translates into the protein MERLKIEEVIVVEGIHDKQAVLRVVDADIWVLGGDRIAHRLMAELKRAANRRGLLILTDPDGPGERIRRRLDDAFPGSKHAFLAKDEAFGDGAIGVEHASDEAIRKALQQVKRSTSTETEAGAFTSPASTLDVQTQTSAAPISNRGVAAGGTDARAHAAPHPAIAAGFTTADLIHAGLAGDKEAAKRRALVGDILGIGYGNAKAFLHKLNALGVERSEWEHALAAGGFTTPEVKEGLQ
- a CDS encoding TatD family hydrolase; this encodes MLFDTHCHLNDEQFKDDVESVLERAHAEGVTNIVVPGVDVTSSERAILLAEKYEGVYAAVGIHPESLKDLPETELDQIRALTRHPKVVAIGEIGLDYYWDVAPRSFQQEIFAAQIALAADCGLPILIHNRDATEDTVRMVKGAPQGVHGVMHCFTGSIETALECIRKGFYISFGGPVTFKNAVGVQKTAAQVPDEWLVVETDSPYLSPHPLRGKRNEPGRVRLVAEKLAELREKEYLEIAALSMANALRLFPKIGAK
- the metG gene encoding methionine--tRNA ligase — its product is MFGRHEEGTAVSQQSFYITTPIYYPNDFLHIGHSYTTVAADAMARYKRLRGYDVMYLTGTDEHGLKIQQRAQQAGKDVHEFLDEIISWIRDLWQRLDISYDDFIRTTEERHTRVVAEMFERLIDQGDIYLSDYEGWYCTPCESFWSERELQDGKCPDCGREVQFVREESYFFRMSKYVDRLLQYYDEHPDFIQPESRKNEMINNFIKPGLKDLCVSRTSFDWGIHVTRDPKHVVYVWLDALTNYITAIGYGSDNPDLRAKFEKYWPADVHFVGKEIVRFHVIYWPIILMALGLPLPKKVYGHGFLMMKDGKMSKSKGNVIDPKLLIERYGSDAIRYFLLREIPFGQDGVFTPESLVQRLNYDLANDLGNLIHRTAAMMSKFVDGQVPEPGDRTELDIELATLFEATVQAVAEHMESMQFSLALAEIWKVVRRANKYIDEAAPWSLAKQGDTPRLGTVMYNLAETIRGVAVLISPFLPRAAVSIREQYSIAAADATWDSIAKFGSLQPGGTVYSASPLFPRLEVESELEQLDALASGALARAAAMQAEATGQAAESAALANSASASGPDSGLKGTGAAQSNTAAPHADGASDAGDGGKELIGIDVFEQIELRVGQIEVAEPVPKADKLLRLEVNLGTETRQVVSGIAKYFQPEELVGQKVIVVTNLKPVKLRGVQSNGMILAASEDGVLKLATVPDGMPNGAIVK